From a single Candidatus Dormiibacterota bacterium genomic region:
- a CDS encoding beta-1,3-glucanase family protein, translated as MVYHEVSSNGLAYGFAYDDVCAQSTTMQFSLASAGITMTLGKFFS; from the coding sequence ATGGTTTACCACGAAGTCAGCAGCAACGGTTTGGCATACGGTTTTGCATACGACGACGTGTGTGCCCAAAGCACGACGATGCAGTTCTCGCTTGCGAGCGCCGGCATCACGATGACGCTCGGGAAGTTCTTCAGCTAA
- a CDS encoding (2Fe-2S)-binding protein, with translation MKISVTVNGTAYEREVEPRTLLAYFLRENLGLTGTHVGCDTSSCGCCVVLMDGDRAVKSCTMFAVMADGHEITTIEGFKSGGKLHPMQQAFSDQHGLQCGYCTPGMMATAIAFLKTNPNPNEAEIRDALSGNLCRCTGYNNIVKAVLQAAAELSAPAEPVAAS, from the coding sequence ATGAAGATTTCGGTGACCGTCAACGGTACTGCCTACGAACGCGAGGTCGAGCCGCGCACGCTGCTCGCGTACTTTCTCCGCGAGAATCTCGGCCTGACCGGCACGCACGTCGGATGCGACACGTCAAGCTGCGGATGTTGCGTCGTGTTGATGGATGGGGACCGCGCGGTAAAATCGTGCACGATGTTTGCCGTGATGGCCGACGGTCACGAAATCACTACCATCGAGGGCTTCAAATCGGGCGGCAAACTGCATCCGATGCAACAGGCGTTCTCCGATCAGCACGGGCTACAGTGCGGATATTGCACGCCGGGAATGATGGCGACGGCGATCGCGTTTCTCAAGACGAATCCTAACCCGAACGAGGCGGAGATTCGCGACGCGCTCTCGGGCAATCTCTGTCGCTGTACCGGATACAACAACATCGTCAAAGCCGTTCTGCAGGCCGCCGCGGAATTATCCGCGCCCGCCGAACCGGTCGCAGCTTCTTAA
- a CDS encoding xanthine dehydrogenase family protein subunit M: MFPAPFDYQRAHSIDEALAALAAHGDDARILAGGQSLIPAMRFRLARPAVLIDINPIASLAYVRENDGYLAVGAGARDFALETTPVVSSRYPLLADVCAVVADPVVRQMGTVVGSLCHNDPAGDWPVAALAAHASVVIRGKGGERVVSIDDFLVDSYTTAVGEGEMALEVRFPTPQARTAGAYMKIERKVGDFATAAAATRVTLAADGTIANASIALGAAGPKGFRVVEAERALVGAKPSNAAIAAAMEAARNAADPIADTRGTVIFKKQMAGVLVERALRKTFARLGLEDVR; this comes from the coding sequence GTGTTTCCAGCCCCATTTGATTACCAACGAGCACACTCGATCGACGAGGCCTTGGCGGCGCTCGCGGCCCATGGCGACGATGCACGCATCCTCGCAGGCGGTCAGAGCCTCATTCCGGCGATGCGTTTTCGCTTGGCACGTCCGGCGGTCTTGATCGATATCAATCCCATTGCATCGTTAGCATACGTGCGAGAGAACGACGGCTACCTCGCCGTCGGCGCCGGCGCGCGCGATTTTGCGCTCGAAACCACGCCGGTCGTCTCTTCGCGCTATCCTCTGCTCGCCGATGTATGCGCGGTCGTGGCCGATCCCGTCGTGCGCCAAATGGGCACGGTCGTCGGCAGCCTGTGCCATAACGATCCCGCCGGCGATTGGCCCGTGGCCGCACTCGCCGCACACGCATCCGTCGTCATCCGCGGCAAAGGCGGCGAACGCGTCGTATCGATCGACGATTTTCTCGTCGATTCGTATACCACCGCGGTCGGCGAGGGCGAGATGGCGCTGGAGGTGCGTTTTCCGACGCCGCAAGCCCGCACCGCCGGCGCATACATGAAGATCGAACGCAAAGTCGGCGATTTCGCCACGGCCGCGGCCGCGACTCGCGTGACGCTCGCGGCGGACGGCACGATTGCCAACGCATCGATCGCGCTCGGCGCCGCCGGGCCAAAGGGCTTTCGCGTGGTCGAAGCGGAGCGCGCGTTGGTCGGTGCAAAGCCTTCGAATGCGGCGATCGCTGCGGCGATGGAAGCCGCGCGTAACGCGGCCGATCCCATCGCGGATACGCGCGGTACGGTGATATTCAAGAAACAGATGGCCGGAGTGCTCGTAGAACGCGCGCTCCGAAAAACATTCGCGCGCTTAGGTTTGGAGGATGTCCGATGA
- a CDS encoding YceI family protein encodes MKWRFEPGHSAAEFRARHMMVTWVRGSFKNMEGELEFDPGHPERLAVEARIDARTCWSGEPARDEHLRSADFLHCEQYPTIRFASTGAVQIGPVDYEVLGNLTIRAVTLPVMLEVRHLGIWQTPWWEDGVDKGPKERAGFTGKTSIDRYDFGVNWNSELPGDGIVVSRRIDIVLDVEGIRV; translated from the coding sequence ATGAAATGGAGATTTGAGCCCGGGCATAGCGCGGCGGAGTTTCGCGCCCGGCACATGATGGTTACTTGGGTCAGGGGATCCTTCAAAAACATGGAGGGTGAACTCGAGTTCGATCCCGGCCACCCCGAACGGCTTGCGGTTGAGGCGAGGATCGACGCGCGAACGTGCTGGAGCGGCGAACCCGCGCGCGACGAACACTTGCGCAGTGCCGATTTTTTGCATTGCGAACAGTATCCAACCATTCGCTTCGCAAGCACGGGCGCGGTGCAAATCGGGCCCGTAGACTACGAGGTCCTCGGCAATCTCACCATTCGCGCGGTGACGCTACCGGTGATGCTGGAGGTGCGACATTTGGGCATTTGGCAGACACCCTGGTGGGAAGACGGCGTCGACAAGGGGCCCAAAGAGCGCGCCGGATTTACCGGCAAAACGAGTATCGATCGTTACGACTTCGGAGTGAACTGGAATAGCGAATTGCCGGGCGACGGAATCGTGGTGAGCCGGCGCATCGACATCGTGCTCGACGTCGAAGGCATTCGCGTTTGA
- a CDS encoding cation-translocating P-type ATPase codes for MSEGLSQREAEALLARDGPNELTSRSRGAWIELALGIAREPMVVLLVVAAAIYAIFGDPRDAAALGFSVVAVVVLTAVQELRTSRALEALRDLASPRALVVRDGVETRIAGRDVVAGDTLLLYEGDRVAADAVIVASPHLQVDESLLTGESVAVNKSEAGARVFSGTLVVAGSARATVLATGSQTRLGQIGSSLAEVERTETPLQRAMLPFVMRLAAAALGVCTIATLAYGFLRGDWLNGLLAGVSAAISLLPEEIPVVLAVFFAVGAWRIAREHVLTRRLPAIEALGSATILCSDKTGTLTLNRMRVAESLAFDGASEGELLATAALASEPRSFDPMERAIGERARETGASPGPGANLVRHYPLSADWFATAYAYASGDGSVEVAAKGAPEAILAMCALDPAKSAAIAERVQSLANEGLRVLAVARGSLASDALQQHQRDLRLTFAGLIAFEDPIRDGVPGAVAECGRAGVRVLMITGDHPATASAIARKIGLPDPDRVITGNDLNDLSDGVLLDRIALTSVFARIAPEQKLRLVKLLVASGEVVAMTGDGVNDAPALKAAHIGIAMGARGTDVAREAASLVLVDDDFTSIVAAIRLGRRIFDNVRMAIAYIIAVHVLIAGIALVPILLLFALVLLPIHIVFVELVVDPTCSIAFEVEPAAPDVMDRPPRRPDDPVLSVRAVFGHVAEGLIALCAPLAALAYARSFGLDDNTTRTIVFSAFMLVNVGLIANGVTAKNRVAAALSLGALGVLAATIAIPALRSIFHFGLPSPVQLLTAMAIALVVALANFAYRKLVLRRRKPQFAT; via the coding sequence ATGAGCGAGGGCCTCTCGCAGCGCGAAGCGGAAGCGCTGCTTGCAAGAGACGGGCCCAACGAACTGACTTCACGCTCGCGCGGTGCCTGGATCGAACTTGCGCTCGGCATCGCACGAGAACCGATGGTCGTGCTGCTCGTTGTCGCAGCCGCGATCTATGCGATATTCGGCGACCCGCGCGATGCCGCGGCCCTGGGCTTCTCCGTCGTTGCCGTCGTCGTCCTCACCGCGGTGCAGGAACTGCGCACGAGCCGCGCGCTCGAGGCGCTGCGCGACCTCGCCTCACCCCGGGCGCTCGTCGTTCGCGACGGCGTCGAGACTCGCATCGCCGGGCGCGACGTCGTGGCCGGCGATACGTTGCTGCTGTACGAGGGCGATCGGGTAGCGGCGGACGCCGTCATCGTCGCCTCTCCGCACCTGCAAGTCGATGAATCGTTGCTCACCGGAGAATCGGTCGCGGTCAACAAAAGCGAAGCCGGCGCTCGCGTGTTCTCCGGGACGCTCGTCGTCGCGGGCAGCGCGCGCGCGACGGTTCTTGCGACCGGCTCCCAAACGCGCCTCGGGCAAATCGGCTCGTCGCTTGCGGAAGTCGAACGCACCGAAACGCCGCTGCAACGCGCGATGCTCCCGTTCGTCATGCGTCTCGCGGCCGCGGCGTTGGGTGTCTGCACGATCGCGACGCTCGCTTACGGATTCTTGCGCGGCGACTGGCTCAACGGGTTGCTCGCCGGCGTTAGCGCCGCAATCTCGCTGTTACCCGAAGAGATACCGGTCGTACTGGCCGTCTTCTTCGCCGTTGGGGCGTGGCGTATCGCGCGCGAACACGTGCTGACGCGGCGTCTACCCGCCATCGAAGCGCTCGGCTCGGCAACCATCCTCTGCAGCGACAAAACCGGAACCCTCACACTCAACCGCATGCGCGTTGCCGAGAGCCTCGCATTCGACGGGGCGAGCGAAGGCGAGCTGTTGGCGACGGCCGCGCTCGCAAGCGAGCCTCGCTCGTTCGATCCGATGGAGCGTGCGATCGGAGAGCGCGCTCGGGAAACCGGAGCATCGCCGGGACCCGGCGCGAACCTCGTGCGTCACTATCCGCTCTCCGCCGACTGGTTTGCGACCGCGTATGCCTACGCTTCCGGCGACGGATCCGTCGAGGTCGCGGCCAAGGGCGCGCCCGAGGCCATCCTCGCCATGTGCGCTCTCGACCCGGCCAAAAGCGCGGCGATCGCAGAACGCGTGCAATCGCTCGCGAACGAAGGCCTGCGCGTGCTGGCGGTCGCGCGCGGTAGCCTTGCGAGCGATGCATTGCAGCAGCACCAGCGCGATCTGCGCCTCACGTTTGCCGGGCTGATTGCCTTCGAAGACCCCATTCGCGACGGCGTGCCGGGCGCGGTCGCCGAGTGCGGGCGGGCCGGCGTACGCGTGCTCATGATTACGGGCGATCACCCGGCTACCGCGAGCGCGATCGCGCGTAAGATCGGGCTTCCCGATCCGGATCGCGTCATCACGGGGAACGACCTGAACGATCTCTCGGATGGCGTGCTTCTCGACCGCATCGCGCTAACCAGCGTATTCGCGCGGATCGCGCCCGAACAGAAACTGCGGCTAGTGAAGCTGCTCGTCGCATCGGGTGAGGTCGTTGCAATGACCGGTGACGGCGTTAACGACGCACCGGCGCTCAAAGCGGCGCACATCGGCATCGCGATGGGTGCTCGCGGGACGGATGTCGCGCGCGAAGCGGCCAGCCTCGTGTTAGTCGATGACGACTTCACCTCGATCGTCGCGGCGATTCGGCTCGGGCGGCGCATCTTCGACAACGTCCGCATGGCGATCGCCTACATCATCGCGGTCCACGTCCTCATCGCCGGTATCGCGCTCGTGCCGATCCTGCTGCTCTTCGCCTTGGTCCTCCTTCCGATTCACATCGTCTTCGTGGAACTCGTGGTCGATCCGACGTGCTCGATCGCATTCGAAGTGGAACCGGCCGCGCCGGATGTGATGGATCGGCCGCCGCGCCGCCCGGACGATCCGGTGCTCTCCGTTCGCGCGGTCTTTGGGCACGTCGCCGAAGGGCTTATCGCGCTCTGTGCGCCGCTCGCGGCTCTGGCCTATGCGCGGTCCTTCGGCCTTGACGATAATACAACTCGCACGATCGTGTTTAGTGCCTTCATGCTCGTCAACGTGGGCTTAATCGCCAACGGCGTCACGGCGAAGAACCGCGTGGCTGCGGCGCTCTCGCTCGGCGCGCTTGGCGTCCTCGCGGCAACGATCGCCATACCCGCGCTTCGCTCCATCTTTCATTTCGGGCTGCCGTCACCGGTGCAGCTCCTTACCGCAATGGCGATTGCGCTGGTGGTAGCACTCGCGAACTTCGCGTACCGCAAGCTGGTGCTGCGCCGTCGCAAGCCGCAGTTCGCGACGTGA
- a CDS encoding alpha/beta fold hydrolase, which produces MSDREIPATHTDVWFDDYRFRNGQRIARLRMHYATLGEAHRDAAGRIDNAILLLHWTRADARVLLTAEYVDALFAPGKPLDARRFFLIFPDNLGHGRSSKPSDGMKTAFPNYGYGDMVDLQHRLVTEVLGIERLRAVVGMSMGGMHAWQWAEAFPDAMDAIVPIVSLPVKIAGRNLLWRRLVIDAIRSDPAWNDGHYEEPPEGWLRAYAILRMMTDSVPHLQSIIPDIDAAEQFLRAARAQAESADANDVLYALEASADYDPEPGLASIKAKVYALAFSDDELNPVSLNALARCMPLVAHGRFVMQEASEETVGHSTTAHPKLWSAHLAAFMRELEDKR; this is translated from the coding sequence GTGAGCGACCGAGAGATACCGGCAACCCACACCGACGTGTGGTTTGACGATTACCGCTTTCGAAACGGCCAGCGTATCGCGCGGCTCCGGATGCACTACGCGACGCTCGGAGAAGCGCATCGCGATGCGGCGGGGCGGATCGACAACGCGATTCTTCTTCTGCACTGGACGCGAGCGGACGCGCGAGTGCTGCTCACCGCAGAGTACGTAGACGCGCTGTTCGCTCCCGGCAAGCCTCTGGATGCGCGCCGTTTTTTCCTGATTTTCCCCGACAACCTCGGCCACGGCCGTTCGAGCAAACCGAGCGACGGGATGAAGACCGCATTTCCCAACTACGGATATGGCGACATGGTGGACCTTCAGCATCGGCTCGTGACCGAGGTGTTGGGAATCGAGCGCCTTCGCGCCGTGGTTGGAATGTCGATGGGCGGGATGCATGCGTGGCAGTGGGCCGAGGCTTTCCCCGACGCGATGGACGCGATCGTGCCCATCGTCTCCTTACCGGTGAAGATTGCGGGCCGCAATCTGCTTTGGCGGCGACTGGTCATCGATGCCATCCGCTCCGACCCCGCTTGGAACGATGGGCACTACGAGGAGCCGCCGGAAGGCTGGCTTCGGGCTTACGCGATCCTTCGCATGATGACCGATAGCGTGCCGCACTTGCAATCCATCATCCCCGATATCGACGCTGCCGAGCAATTCCTCAGGGCCGCCCGCGCGCAAGCGGAGTCGGCCGATGCGAACGACGTGCTGTACGCCTTGGAGGCCTCTGCCGATTACGACCCGGAGCCCGGGCTGGCTTCGATTAAAGCCAAGGTCTACGCGCTGGCTTTCTCCGACGACGAACTCAATCCGGTCTCTCTCAATGCGCTCGCACGCTGCATGCCGCTGGTTGCCCATGGCCGCTTCGTCATGCAAGAAGCATCGGAAGAAACGGTAGGCCACTCAACAACGGCACACCCGAAGCTCTGGTCGGCTCACCTCGCCGCTTTCATGCGCGAGCTCGAAGATAAAAGATGA
- a CDS encoding AI-2E family transporter — protein sequence MRNPIGTTLAVTATVLGVLACAWLAVKAAPAILILLVSAIVASAVAPLGDRIAGISFGRAGRRTLPRGTALVIAYVLVLGVIGSAVAYYVYVIGEEAQRLVVDIPTLVRRVTGSLAHLRELYPWLPSPESIIGQASSDESVARMYAARAYSATVGAVGIVWSAITVVILSFYMALESDHLRDMFLDLAPERHRATISRGLQLIGLQFGRYARGQLLIATIMGVTATIGAAAIGLRFPFLIGAVVGLADFIPLVGAVVGAIPATLIALTQERWQLVAILIFFFVIQQIENNVLIPKIMSRAVRISPVVTLAALLIGGAAFGIAGALIAIPFAAALQVAIPTLIGMLREDARKETQA from the coding sequence ATGCGTAACCCGATCGGAACTACGCTCGCCGTCACCGCAACCGTCTTGGGCGTCCTCGCCTGCGCATGGCTGGCCGTGAAGGCCGCTCCGGCCATTCTGATCCTGCTCGTCTCCGCGATCGTGGCCAGCGCGGTCGCGCCGCTCGGTGACCGCATCGCCGGGATCTCGTTTGGGCGCGCCGGCCGCCGAACGCTTCCCCGGGGCACCGCCCTCGTCATCGCCTACGTACTCGTGCTCGGGGTCATCGGCTCGGCGGTTGCCTACTACGTTTACGTGATCGGTGAGGAAGCGCAACGCCTCGTCGTCGATATTCCGACGCTGGTGCGCCGGGTGACCGGCTCCCTCGCGCACTTGCGGGAGCTCTATCCATGGCTTCCCTCGCCAGAGAGCATTATCGGCCAAGCATCGAGCGACGAGAGCGTCGCACGGATGTATGCCGCGCGCGCCTATTCCGCGACCGTCGGAGCGGTCGGCATCGTATGGTCGGCGATCACCGTTGTGATCCTCTCGTTTTATATGGCGCTCGAATCCGACCACTTGCGCGACATGTTCCTCGATCTTGCCCCCGAGCGCCATCGAGCGACGATCTCTCGCGGGCTCCAACTCATCGGTCTGCAGTTTGGACGATACGCGCGCGGACAATTGCTTATAGCAACGATCATGGGTGTCACGGCGACCATCGGCGCAGCGGCGATCGGGCTTCGCTTTCCCTTCCTGATCGGCGCGGTTGTCGGGTTGGCGGATTTCATCCCGCTGGTCGGGGCGGTGGTGGGTGCGATTCCGGCGACGCTGATCGCGCTCACGCAAGAACGCTGGCAACTCGTCGCGATCCTGATCTTTTTCTTCGTCATCCAGCAGATCGAAAACAACGTCCTGATTCCGAAGATCATGAGCCGGGCCGTGCGCATCTCGCCGGTCGTGACGCTCGCCGCGCTCCTGATCGGGGGAGCGGCATTCGGCATCGCCGGGGCGCTTATCGCCATTCCGTTCGCGGCGGCGCTCCAAGTGGCGATTCCGACGCTGATCGGTATGCTCCGGGAGGACGCTCGCAAGGAAACCCAAGCATGA